The nucleotide window AACAGAATAGAAGCTTCATCAACACCATCACgtttaacagtagaacaagctgtctgaaaatccctaaggtgcttgataggcttttgagcaggtaagccatgaaacttgggcatcacgTTGAGTAGTGCAGTCATTATTTCAAAATCCACAACCACTGCTGGGTGGTGCGCCTGATACGGCTGCAGTGTGAAATCAGGGGCTCCagcctcctggatagtgactctcctaggTGTTGCTCTGTTacctgcacgtaaatcaaccgaatcagtagaaagggagcatgtttcttccttaaatgatGTTCGAGATTCGTCCTCGGAGAGGACTAACCGACGCCGatcttgccttatacgtgaaatagttctttcaatctcaggatcaaatactggcaagcttggatcaggaagtgaatgcatcattcaatgaaagaaacatgcagctcatagtagcaaaataaaaataaaaatgcaattaaataaattccaatcaataaattagcacactattgcaactccccggcaacgacgccaaaaattgacgtaagcggaaattggcagattaagaattaattagaaaagtggcgttgcaagtacagttcttaaccagcgaaaatccacttatcaatttagaaaagagttgtcacaatttttagaaataaaatactgggagtatgagtcccaggtcgtctctcaacgagttgcaggaaaatgtgctattttatcaatcagaggttttccaaatgggttttgagtttgatgaacagaaaattaaattagagaatttatatgatttaaataaaatcttaaccgggagaagattaattggaagttctatcctggTTGAAATTTTGtcaagatcaattaataattagtcattgttttcatttagttaaccctcaacgaatgaaggaaagtcaaattaaaagtcaacttctattcacaagtcccaatcctctctcttgggaaggattagagttagtgactaataagccaaccaacaatgaaccaattacaattgaacttttgagtattccaactcaaggttctccttttaatcaactcctaatcaagttggggaactactccatcatcataaatgtagacttcacaaaatcaacgggaaaaataaaaagagacataataaataataatgaaagagattaattaaaagtaaaaatagtcttgtattaataaactctgaaaataatccaatatcaactctggacaaattaagaatacggaagagtaaatgaaaagtaaataataaactATAATGACCAgttccggaggtagactcttctcaaaagccaaAGCCAAAAATCTTCGAATCCTAAATCATGAATGTCAAAAgagaaacctaggggaggagtaaaatcagatctaaaaacttgaaattatgcgaaatgaattgttgtttttgtctctgcatgttccctggctctaatatgtgtttctgggccaaaaattgagTTAAAACGCGGCCCAGAATCTATGCCAGTGTCTTCtataattctgcagatcgcgcacgtcatgcgaccacgtcgtccacgcattcgcgtcactcagcgtttcccgtgccacgcgtgcgcgtcgtccacgcattcgcgtcactcgTGCTGCTTCCAATTCATGCGGTTGCGTCAGGCATgcgagcgcgtcactgtgatCTCCTCCAttttgcgcggtcgcgtgagccatgtgcCCGTGTCACTtatcgctggtcatctcctcaattccttgtgttccttccatttttgcaagctttctctccattccttacgccattcctaccctatgaagcctgaaacacttaacacacagatcacggcatcgaatggtacaaaggaacttaaaaatatacaattaaaaggtcttcaggaagcaagttttcaatcatggaacatttttaggaaggaattgtaaatacatgcaaattatatgaataagtgggtgaagacttgataaaaccactcaattaaacacaatataaatcataaaataatgattTATCAACCTGTCATTTACCATTGGGACTGgaacacaaagccttttgggcccTCAAGCTACTAAACCTTGATAGCACCGCTGCTAGTGAAAAAAGGGTCTTGCAGCTGCAAGAACTGGAGGAGTTTAGgtctcaagcctatgaaaatgccaagatctataaggaaaaggcaaagaaaagGCATGATCTCAATCTGGCACCAAGAATGTTTGAAGAAGGACAGCGAGTACTCCTCTACAACTCCAAACTGAGACTCTTctggaaaactcaaatcaaggtgGTCAGGACCCTTTCTTGTCACAAAGGTCTCACCTTATGGACACatagaaatcatggaagaaagCTCAAAGAGGACATTCACTATGAACGGAGAAAGGCTGAAACACTACCTAGGAAACATGGGGGAAAGCCCCAAACTGAAGTATAATCTCAACTAAGGGAGCAACcgtcgagctagcgacgctaaaaaagtgctttgttgggaggcaacccaacttgaggtagttttcttttcatgatTTTCTCAATAAAAGATACAAGTATATTTCTCTGAATtgtgaggagctaagtttggtgttgcacaccaaaacaaccCAAAGGTGAATgtgtaattctaagtttggtgttccaccaaagacTTCAATCAAAAATCACATTACAACCCTTCAATGACAAATCGCTGACTCCAACAATCAGAAAAACTACTTGATATGTGTTTAGTTTCTAGTTCATAGCtgttttcttaataaaagcacATGAGATTCCTTGCATGATTTCAAGCTACTGCAGTAGGCAAGgaaataagtttggtgttcacacaccaacttATGTTCAGAAAATTacaagcatacatgcatgctaaccatcTTTCAAGTGCTTGGGGTACAAAGCAACTTCCAAGAAATTGTGTTGCAGGAAATCAATCAATCACTTGGCGGAAAAAGCACACCCTTATTCAAAGAGAACAAAAGAGGAAGGCACAAAGGCTAAGGATAATGATGACAAGGAAGAAACAAGAAACAACAAGAGGTTGTATTGTACTTAACTGTCCCTGAATTGTAATGCTTAAGGTGGAAGTAGGATTTAATCCTATTTTCATGAACATTCATATTCTGCTTGTTTCTCTTTACTGATGTTTTGTTTGACTAGCTAAATTCCCAGTTGCATTTTCATCTTTCTTAATTGTGTGCTTGTCTTTTGAGCTAAATGAAAAGGGAATGTatgaagaacaagagtggagttcaTATTGTGAAGAAAAGCCCGAATGTTTGTGGTGTGGTAAttgattagctaagttggttcaccaacaaagTATAAAGGCAATTATGCGTTTTGAATCATATGCTTGAAGCACATCATATGAGACTAGCTGAATAACAggatcctaataagaaaaaaaaagaaaaagaaaagttagaatgtgaaatggaaagaaaaaaataagaaataaggtTAGGCACCAAAGGTTTGAaacttgaggcatgtgtctgtggtgctctTGTGCAAAGGAtttgcttggatgaataagttcTCAGGAGTgctttatcacttggtaacttgggttaactaacccgggattatcaattgaaaatccactatcaagagcaaccttgcTACaaagcacttagtaacccaaagaggtgctgaaCACCAAGCcctcaagaaagaaaataacaaaccatatgcctgtggtgtatATGTGCGGGGGAGAGACTTAAGGGAGTAggtccttaggggtgtttcaacacctagcaccttgaaccaactggtttgggagtgttggctgaaagcttatcttaaagagtcgCCCCCTCACAAAGTACTTAGCCTAAGAAAGCAATAAACCCTGAAAAAAATGGGGGGATCAATGAATAAGAGTCTCATAAGATGCAATCAAGTGAGTGTTCAAGGACATGATAAGGACCTGGAAACCAGCAAAGgcatgaacctaagttgctatgcatgaaaccctaTGAACCAAGGACTTAACTTCGATAATAAGGACTTGTTTCTCTTATTCTCTCATCCATCATTCttatgtttcagtacttgcttagggacaagcaagctttaagtttggtattgtgatgccCGGGCATCTTGGttagtttcactagccttttctttactgtttttaggtagtttcatgcattttcttaggaaataaacaGGTTTGGGTGAAtgtacacttacaccttgattcaagcaaacattgtgaactttacatgatttcatgagaataatgCATGAGTTGAATACCAATTTATATAATGCAAGATCTCATGACCTGAAACAAAGCTTTGATGCACcctgtttgtttgatttcaggacaaaggaagcatagaagaaccacgttagtagccacgttagtatcactaacgtgaccactaacgtggaaaggGAGTAAGCTTGCAACATTAGTGGTGAAGTTATCACCACTAACGCCTTCGATAGCCATCACaacccacgttagttgccacgttagcTACACCAACGTaggaactaacgtggaaggaagaggaagctccaacattagtggtaaagttaacaccactaacgttgcaaaGGCCACACATAACCACGTTAAGGGCCACGTTAGTgctactaacgtgaactctaacgtggagcaAAGAGGaaatcgccaacgttagtgacactaactttgtcactaacgttggaccaggCCAAGATTACCTGCGTTAGTGGCTatgttaatgccactaacgtgaAGGGTAATGTGGAGCAAGGAAtgagatgccaacgttagtgacactaactttgtcactaacgttggagatggcaaaaTACACCCACGTTAGTAGCCACATTAACACCATTAACATCAGCACTAACATGGAAGAGAAGGAATTTTGtagtgttagtgacaaagttagtgtcactaacgccttCGTGTCACGGCATGCCTACGTTAATagtcacgttagttacactaacgtggaccactaacgtgggaaaAAGGACAAGAATGTAGCACTATTGGCAAAGTTAGTGCCAATAACgctggtcacgttagtgccattAACGTTGGGGTTAATGTGGCTCAATTGGGTTgggacgttagtgacaaagttaatgccactaatgTCTTCGAACCAGAATTTACACTTCACATTAACACTACTAACGTCCTGACTAACTGCATACCATGCCTGACTCACTctttttctgcaagcaaagctgagcccactgaagattgtaattgcttcaactaaagatcaaaggcccatatccaagacttgaagatctaactagaagatcagaagagtagtatatataggggtAATTTTGAACTAGAAGGGGGTTGGAATTATTGGAAgctacactctgtatattttactttacCTGCACTTTCTAGTTTATTTTAGAATGcacttttcttttttgcttttcattcccagagctatgaacaactaaaccccttttcattgggttagggagctctgttgtaatttgatggatcaattatagttttcattcttcttcctctttcttttctctagattttactagaaagctttcggtcttcaaccaattggttagttatcttaGGAAAGagactctccataattggatctcctctgagcctcggaagaggaatgaggagatcatgctagaaatgctttctcatgttggaccgaattggggtttggatggatgtagtgacatataatcctaccaacactttgatttggaaatacatgtggtataatcagtgaccatacttcatctcttcccataagcaattaaatcaaggaattgggcaattgttcaagcttagagagattgggttgccaaggaattgggatccaatcacctaatattgccaaggagatcaatgaatgcattgattgaggaagatatgaagatgaacttgatccagagaatgcaacatctcctaagcccaatgaattccctatctctgatcttacccattctctttactttctgttatttactttcatgctcaTCTCCCCAAGTCCCCTTTTAAGATTCTGCAACTTTACATTCCATGTCATTTACCTTTCTTGCATTTAAGTTTCTATAATTCTCAACTCAATTTGGCTTAGCTTGACTAGAACACTCCTCTAATTAAAATTGctcgaccaatcaatccctgtggaattcgacctcactctattatgagttttttcttgacgacaattcggtatacttgctgaggaagatttgttgagagacaagttttcgtgcatcactAATATACGCCGCAACGACCATTGCAGCTTGACGAAGAGAATATCAGAATCAAAAGGGCCATTGCACTACTAACGGGAAAATGCAATAAGGAAAGTTGTGCATTGCTTGCAAAGGCGGCCGACGCGGCCAAGACGGGGGAACCGTGTCAAAGTTACGTGTGAAGGGGCCACATACAACATTTTTTGGTCATGCAtacttctattcccttgtttgaaatccGATGCCCAAGAACAATGCCTTTAGTCACCATGAAGTGGCATTTTTTCCAGTTTAGAACTAGGTTTGTTTCTTGACATTTTTTTCAGAACTAGGGCTAAATGATCAAGGCAGGAGTCAAATGAGTCTCCAAagacagagaagtcatccatgaacacttcaaggaacttctctaccatatcagagaagattgaTAACATACATCTCTGAAAGGTGGCAGGTGctttgcacaagccaaagggcattaaCCTGTAGGCAAATACGCCacatgggcatgtgaatgctgtcttctcttgatcctgtGGATCTACTGCTATTTGATTGTACccagaatatccatccaggaaacGATAAAATGCATgccctgctagtctctctagcatttggtcaataaatggtaaaggaaaatgatccttcctaGTGGCGTTATTAagtcttctatagtcaatacacatacgccaccctgtaattgTACTTGTAGGaatcagttcattcttttcattatgaaccattgtcatgcctcccttcttgggaacaacttggacagggctcacccaggggctatcagaaatgggataaataatccaaACCTCCTAGAGCTTAGTGACTTCCTTCTGCactacttccttcatggctggattcagtcgGCATCATCCTCCAGTaggattttatgcatgcatcggattaggctaatgcccttaaggtcACTTATACTCCACCCAAGGGCAGTCCTATGTGTCTTatgcacttgaattagtgcttcttcttcctgtggatctaaggcagagcttatgatcataGCATAGGTATCTCCatctcccaaaaatgcatatttcagggaggATGGTAATAGCTTAAGCTCAAGCATTTGAGGCTTCTCCTTTTACTTAGGAGTTTCCAAAGGATCCTTTAAATCAGGCTGGGCATTAGTAAGGATGTCATTCAGCCCTTCCTTGAGACTCTCATCCATGTTTACTTCTTCCACTAGGGAATCAATGAGGTCAATACTCATGCATTCCTCTGGGATGTCTGGATGTTGGATGGCCTTTACAGCATTTAGTACGAACTTTttctcattgactctcagggttacttccccttttttaACATTAATGAGGGTTTGTCTTGTaactaggaagggtcttcctagaattagAGATGCACTCTTGTGCCCTTCCATGTCCAACACCATAAAGTTagtgagaaaagaaaaggatcTAACCCTGACAATCATGTCGTCGACTACTCCTGTTGGTATCTTAATAGAACCATCAACAAGTTGAAGGCATAtgcgggttggtttgacttcctcAGTCAAGCAAAGCTTCTTTATTAATGAaacaggtattaggttgatgcttgctccaaggtcacatagagaTGTCCTTGTGCAAGCATTACCTAGAGTGCATGGTATTATAAAGCTTCTAGAATCCTTAAGTTTCTCTGCTAAACAGTTTTGAATGATTGCATTGCACTTTTCAGTGAGGAGGACTGTTTGTGTTTCTCTCCAATCATTCTTATGACTCAAAATGTCCttcatgaatttagcataagaaggtatttgttTAAGAGCCTCTGCAAAAGGGATCTTGATCTCTAATGTTCTGAGATAatctgcaaagtgggcaaattgtttatcttttttcaCTTGACAGAGTTTCTGAGGAAATGGCATCTTAGCCTTATATTCATTCTTGGTTGATGAAGGCTGAGTGTCATGTGTATTGGAAGGGGGGTTGCTAGCTTGCTTAGGAGGGTTGTTATCAGTACATGACTGGCCTCCCTTgcttgggcgttcaatgcccttGTTGCTACCCCTTCCTAACgtttgatgagtggataatttatacactttttggcattgttttcaggtagtttttagtataatctagttacttttagggatgttttcattattttttatgctaaattcatatttctggactttactatgagtttgtgtgtttttctgtgattttaggtaatttctggctgaaattgagggacctgagcaaaactctgataaaaggctgacaaaggactgctgatgctgttggattctgacttctctgcactcaaaatggattttctggagctacagaactccaaacggcgcgttctcaacggcgttggaaggtagacatccagagctttccagcaatatataatagtttatactttatttgtgattagacgatgtaaactggcactcaacgccagttccatgctgcattctagagtcaaactccagaaacacgtcacgaaccagagttgaacgcccaaaacacgttacaacttggcgttcaactccaagagaagtctcagctcgtggatagatcaagctcagcccaagcacacaccaagtgggccccgaaagtggatttatgcatcaaatacttacttctgtaaaccctagtagctagtttagtataaatagaactttttacctttgtattagacgtctttaaCTATTCAGTCTTTTCACcacatttgggggctggccatttggccatgcctgaaccttcgtcacttatgtattttcaacggtggagtttctacaaaccatagattaagggtgtggagctttgctgtacctcgagtttcaatgcaattactactattttctattcaattcagtttattcctattctaagatattcgttgcacttcaacatgatgaatgtgatgatccatgacactcatcatcattctcacctatgaacgcgtgactgacaaccacttccgttctaccatagaccgggtgcatatctcttggattccttaatcagaatcttcgtggtataagatagaattgatggcggcattcatgggaattcggaaagtctaaccttgtctgtggtattccgagtaggattccgggattgaatgactgtgatgagcttcaaactcgcgattgctgggcgtgatgacaaacgcaaaagaatcaagggattctattccaacatgatcgagaaccgactgatgattagccg belongs to Arachis duranensis cultivar V14167 chromosome 8, aradu.V14167.gnm2.J7QH, whole genome shotgun sequence and includes:
- the LOC107472238 gene encoding uncharacterized protein LOC107472238, which gives rise to MPFPQKLCQVKKDKQFAHFADYLRTLEIKIPFAEALKQIPSYAKFMKDILSHKNDWRETQTVLLTEKCNAIIQNCLAEKLKDSRSFIIPCTLGNACTRTSLCDLGASINLIPVSLIKKLCLTEEVKPTRICLQLVDGSIKIPTGVVDDMIVRVRSFSFLTNFMVLDMEGHKSASLILGRPFLVTRQTLINVKKGEVTLRVNEKKFVLNAVKAIQHPDIPEECMSIDLIDSLVEEVNMDESLKEGLNDILTNAQPDLKDPLETPK